TACAATACGATTAGTGCAATGAAGAATGCAAAAACATCATTCTTAAATCCGAACCAACCTAATGATAAAGCGGCAGAAATAAGAGAAGCAAATAAAGCTGCGACAACATGAATACTTGTGATTTTAATAGTTGTGTCCATTGATATCCTCCGTTAAATTAAATATATTAATATAATTTTAGTGAGTTATAATATATTAAGGTATTGATAAAAAAGGTGTTAATAATGAAATCTATGTCCAATGTAGACATTTATACAATAAGTGATGAATTAAATAATTTATTAAGTGGTGCTAGAGTAGATAAATCATTCCAACCTACAAGTGATATTGTAGTAATGAGATTCCATGTTCCTGGAACTGGTAGAATCGATTTAGTAATGCAATGCGGTTCTAGAATACACACTAGCCAATATCCTCTTGAAAATCCAACTACACCACCGTCATTTCCAATGCTTTTAAGAAAAAGAATTAAAGGAGCACATGTTGAAAGCATTAAACAACATAATTTTGATCGTGTAATTGAAATTAAAGTTAAAAAGGATAAATATTACACAATAATTGTTGAATTATTTGATAAAGGAAATATAATTCTTTTAGATGATGAAAATAATATTATCCAACCATTAAAAAGAAAGCAATTAAGTGCAAGAGATATTAGTTCTAAAAAAGAATACAAATTCCCCGAAGAGCGAGGAATGAATCCTATCACAGTTACTGAAGAAGAATTAAAGGAATTATTTGAAAATACTGAAAGTGATGTTGTAAGAACACTTGCAATGAATGGACTTGGAAGCTTATATGCAGAAGAAATTATTCAAAGAGCAAATAACACTATTGACATTGATAAAAATACACCTACTTCACAATTAACTGATAATCAAATCACAGAAATCTACAAAAGCCTTAGAGATTTATTTGATAATCTTAAAGAAGGATCAATAAAACCTCAAATTGTAAAAAAGGATACCAAAGAAGATGTTATTCCATTAGACCTTGTTAACTACAATGACTTCGAAAAAACATTATACAAAGATTTCAATGAAGCCTGTGATGAATTCTATTCCAAAAAAGTAAACACCAGCATAAAAAATGTAAAAGAAGCGGCTTGGAATAAAAAGGTTAAGAAGTTTGAAAAAAGATTAAATTTACAACAAGAAACACTCGATAATTTTGCAAAGACAATTGAAGATAGTCAACATAAAGGAGAGGTTATTTATTCTAATTACTCTTCCATTGAAAACATCCTAAATGTTGTTAACTCAGCAAGGAATAAGGACTACTCTTTCAAAGATATTGGAAAAATATTGAAAAAAGCTAAAAAAGATGGTATGGCGGAAGCTCAAATTTATGAATCAATTGATAAATTAGGTGTTTTAACTTTAAATATTGATGATACTTCATTAATCATGGACCCAAAATTAACAATACCAGAAAATGCTGAAGCATACTATGAAAAAGCTAAAAAAGCAAAAAGAAAAACAAAAGGTGCATTAATAGCTATTGAAAATACCAAAAAACAACTTGAAAAAATCAGATCTAAAAAAGACATAGCTATGGAACAAGTTTCAGTACCTAAAAAAAGAGTTAAGAAAAATCTTAAATGGTATGAAAAACTTAGATGGTTCATTAGCTCAGATAATATTC
The Methanobrevibacter sp. genome window above contains:
- a CDS encoding NFACT family protein, which encodes MKSMSNVDIYTISDELNNLLSGARVDKSFQPTSDIVVMRFHVPGTGRIDLVMQCGSRIHTSQYPLENPTTPPSFPMLLRKRIKGAHVESIKQHNFDRVIEIKVKKDKYYTIIVELFDKGNIILLDDENNIIQPLKRKQLSARDISSKKEYKFPEERGMNPITVTEEELKELFENTESDVVRTLAMNGLGSLYAEEIIQRANNTIDIDKNTPTSQLTDNQITEIYKSLRDLFDNLKEGSIKPQIVKKDTKEDVIPLDLVNYNDFEKTLYKDFNEACDEFYSKKVNTSIKNVKEAAWNKKVKKFEKRLNLQQETLDNFAKTIEDSQHKGEVIYSNYSSIENILNVVNSARNKDYSFKDIGKILKKAKKDGMAEAQIYESIDKLGVLTLNIDDTSLIMDPKLTIPENAEAYYEKAKKAKRKTKGALIAIENTKKQLEKIRSKKDIAMEQVSVPKKRVKKNLKWYEKLRWFISSDNILVVGGRDANSNEMVVKKYLEPNDIYLHADIHGASSTTIKLNGGELTENVIKESGEFAASFSSAWSMGFTTQDVFWVNPDQVTKTPEAGEFLAKGSFVIRGHRNYIRSARVKLAIGIVDYEGKRIMAGPVEALEAHCENYVVLKPGFTKKEAIAKKILHKINEDDLLTLDDIIRVLPSGKCDIDEEYHLRKKYEKNN